One region of Pagrus major chromosome 5, Pma_NU_1.0 genomic DNA includes:
- the LOC140995419 gene encoding nuclear factor 7, brain-like — protein MAEKIALFESLLSCHVCSETFRDPVSLSCNHSFCSICLKKFWEQAANKNCPICKRRSSKDLLVNYQLKELADSFAGRQKSGSSEAEKGEKKVEVVWSKHQEETFLFCEDEQRAVCPVCEFSLHRTHKVVPVEQAVSELKEQLKSDLKSLQDKRNKYKQVRKTYNEVIQHSNKQLLSTERQIRAEFNKLHQFLKEEEESRLAALREEEEQKGKTISREMKMMEEQISSLSDSICAVEEELQKHNVPFLSSYKATQTRARVQCSLSDPQLVSGALIDVAKHLGNLSFRVWEKMKDKVHFSPVILDPNTANPWLHLSDDLTSVKNEDTKQQLPDNPERFTKYVNILGSEGFSSGKHSWEVEVGDHPSWNVGLGKESADRKGKISGTPKYGIWCLSHDDGKYTNGVDETVRVKKSLQRIRVQLDYDRGEVSFYDPEDMTHIYTHRDTFTEKLFPFFTVGEAADAKTADIKICQTDISL, from the coding sequence ATGGCTGAGAAAATTGCTCTCTTTGAAAGTCTCCTGAGCTGCCATGTGTGTTCAGAGACTTTCAGAGATCCTGTGTCTCTGAGCTGCAACCACAGCTTCTGTTCAATCTGCCTGAAAAAATTCTGGGAACAAGCTGCAAACAAAAACTGTCCCATTTGTAAAAGAAGATCCTCAAAAGATCTACTAGTGAACTATCAATTGAAGGAACTGGCTGACTCCTTTGCTGGGAGACAGAAATCTGGATCATCTGAGgcagaaaaaggagagaagaaggtggaggtggtgtgGAGTAAACATCAAGAAGAGACATTTCTCTTCTGTGAGGACGAGCAGAGAGCTGTGTGTCCTGTCTGTGAGTTTTCTCTCCACCGGACTCACAAGGTGGTTCCTGTAGAACAAGCAGTCAGTGAGCTGAAGGAGCAGCTGAAATCTGACTTAAAGTCTCTACAGGACAAGaggaacaaatacaaacaagtgaGGAAAACATACAATGAAGTGATTCAACACTCCAACAAGCAGCTGTTGTCCACAGAGAGGCAGATCAGAGCAGAGTTCAACAAGCTCCACCAGTTcctgaaagaggaagaggagtccAGACTGGCAgctctgagggaggaagaggagcagaaggggAAGACTAtcagcagagagatgaagatgatggaggagcagatctcctctctgtcagaCAGTATCTGTGCTGTTGAAgaagagctgcagaaacacaacgTGCCATTCCTCAGCAGTTATAAAGCCACTCAGACCAGAGCCAGAGTCCAGTGCTCACTGTCAGATCCACAGCTGGTCTCAGGAGCGCTGATAGATgtggccaaacacctgggcaacctgtCCTTCAGAGTCTGGGAGAAGATGAAGGACAAGGTCCACTTCAGTCCTGTCAttctggacccaaacactgcAAACCCCTGGCTCCATCTGTCTGATGATCTGACCagtgtgaaaaatgaagacaCAAAGCAGCAGCTTCCTGACAATCCAGAGAGATTCACTAAGTATGTCAATATTCTGGGCTCTGAGGGCTTCAGCTCAGGGAAACACAgctgggaggtggaggtgggagaTCATCCTAGCTGGAATGTAGGTTTGGGTAAAGAGTCAGCTGACAGGAAGGGAAAGATATCTGGTACACCAAAATATGGAATCTGGTGTTTATCACATGATGATGGAAAATACACTAATGGTGTTGATGAGActgtcagagtgaagaagagTCTGCAGAGGATCAGAGTCCAGCTGGACTATGACAGGGGGGAGGTGTCCTTCTACGACCCTGAAGACATGACTCACATCTACACTCACAGAGACACTTTCACTGAGAAACTCTTCCCATTTTTCACTGTTGGAGAGGCTGCTGATGCTAAAACTGCTGATATCAAAATCTGTCAGACTGatatttctctgtga
- the LOC140996563 gene encoding zinc-binding protein A33-like produces MAEKIALVESFLSCHVCSETFRDPVSLSCNHNFCSSCLQKFWEQAENKNCPICKRKSSKDNPDVNFTLKELADSFAERQKSGSSETVKGEKKVEVVCSKHQEETKLFCEDEQRAVCPVCEFSLHQTHKVVPVEQAVSELKEQLESDLKSLQDKRNKYKHVEKTYNEVIQHSKKQLLSTERQIRAEFNKLHQFLKEEEESRLAALRKEEEQKGKTISREMKKMEEQISSLSDSICAVEEELQKHNVPFLSSYKATQTRARVQCSLSDPQLVSGVLIDVAKHLGNLSFRVWEKMKDKVHFSPVILDPNTASGSLSLSDDLTSVRRGDTKQQLPDNPERNTKYANVHGSEGLSSGKHSWEVEVGDHPDWNVGLVKESVDRKGERFASPKYGIWCLLHGDGKYIDVVGKTVRVKKSLQRIRVQLDYDRGEVSFYDPEDTTHICTHRDTFTEKLFPYFSIGKAGDAKTADIKICQTDISV; encoded by the coding sequence ATGGCTGAGAAAATTGCTCTTGTTGAAAGTTTCCTGAGCTGCCATGTGTGTTCAGAGACTTTCAGAGATCCTGTGTCTCTGAGCTGCAACCACAACTTCTGTTCAAGCTGCCTGCAAAAATTCTGGgaacaagctgaaaacaaaaactgtcccatttgtaaaagaaaatccTCCAAGGATAATCCAGATGTGAACTTTACACTGAAAGAACTGGCTGACTCCTTTGCTGAGAGACAGAAATCTGGATCATCTGAGACAgtaaaaggagagaagaaggtggaggtggtgtgTAGTAAACATCAAGAAGAGACTAAATTGTTCTGTGAGGACGAGCAGAGAGCTGTGTGTCCTGTCTGTGAGTTTTCtctccaccagactcacaagGTGGTTCCTGTAGAACAAGCAGTCAGTGAGCTGAAGGAGCAGCTGGAATCTGACTTAAAGTCTCTACAGGACAAGaggaacaaatacaaacatgtggAGAAAACATACAATGAAGTGATTCAACACTCCAAGAAGCAGCTGTTGTCCACAGAGAGGCAGATCAGAGCAGAGTTCAACAAGCTCCACCAGTTcctgaaagaggaagaggagtccAGACTGGCAGCTctgaggaaggaagaggagcagaaggggAAGACTAtcagcagagagatgaagaagatggaggagcagatctcctctctgtcagaCAGTATCTGTGCTGTTGAAgaagagctgcagaaacacaacgTGCCATTCCTCAGCAGTTATAAAGCCACTCAGACCAGAGCCAGAGTCCAGTGCTCACTGTCAGATCCACAGCTGGTCTCAGGAGTGCTGATAGATgtggccaaacacctgggcaacctgtCCTTCAGAGTCTGGGAGAAGATGAAGGACAAGGTCCACTTCAGTCCTGTCAttctggacccaaacactgcAAGTggcagtctctctctgtctgatgaTCTGACCAGTGTGAGACGTGGAGACACAAAGCAGCAGCTTCCTGACAATCCAGAGAGAAACACTAAGTACGCCAATGTTCATGGCTCTGAGGGCTTGAGCTCAGGGAAACACAgctgggaggtggaggtgggagaTCATCCTGACTGGAATGTAGGTTTGGTTAAAGAGTCAGTTgacaggaagggagagagatTTGCTTCACCAAAATATGGAATCTGGTGTTTATTGCATGGTGATGGAAAATACATTGATGTTGTTGGTAAGActgtcagagtgaagaagagtctccagaggatcagagtcCAGCTGGACTATGACAGGGGGGAGGTGTCCTTCTACGACCCTGAAGACACGACTCACATCTGCACTCACAGAGACACTTTCACTGAGAAACTCTTCCCATATTTCAGTATTGGAAAGGCTGGTGATGCTAAAACTGCTGATATCAAAATCTGTCAGACtgatatttctgtgtga